The Aquificaceae bacterium genome includes a region encoding these proteins:
- a CDS encoding multiheme c-type cytochrome encodes MTALFVLFFLLTSCGDVFVEKDLLQRPQSKRCSDCHAEIFREWEKSRHAMAWKSEKFRLESEDYTKTKCLSCHAPHQVDPEIKPVLRVEFKEDGVSCVACHFKEQTKAMHGPHKVWSPPHPSRQDLNYTKSFFCAGCHQETYREWHLTKVQKSCQDCHMPSMGEKRLVQKFPFEYFHSKKPRHDHSFPAGKAKPEDVLLELERGETLRLKVTNLGVPHNLPTADQGDPKLYIIVNATLPTGESARVVRVLSYQAKNALVYGVPTYIDLPWQEVESLSVSVQRKLSWKEEREKIKEVKVR; translated from the coding sequence ATGACAGCCCTTTTTGTGCTCTTTTTTCTTCTCACCTCCTGCGGTGATGTTTTTGTGGAGAAGGACCTCCTTCAGAGACCTCAGTCAAAGAGATGTTCTGACTGTCATGCGGAGATATTCAGAGAGTGGGAAAAGAGCAGGCATGCCATGGCATGGAAGAGCGAAAAGTTCAGGCTTGAAAGCGAGGATTACACAAAGACCAAGTGTCTTTCCTGCCACGCACCCCATCAGGTTGACCCGGAGATAAAACCCGTCCTGAGGGTTGAGTTCAAAGAGGATGGGGTTTCCTGCGTTGCCTGCCATTTCAAAGAGCAGACAAAGGCTATGCACGGACCCCACAAAGTATGGTCTCCACCTCATCCATCACGGCAGGACCTTAACTACACAAAGTCCTTCTTCTGTGCAGGATGCCATCAGGAAACATACAGGGAATGGCATTTAACAAAGGTTCAGAAGTCCTGTCAAGACTGCCACATGCCCTCCATGGGAGAAAAAAGGCTCGTTCAGAAGTTTCCCTTTGAATACTTCCACAGCAAAAAGCCAAGACATGACCACAGCTTTCCTGCTGGTAAGGCAAAGCCAGAGGATGTGCTCCTTGAGCTGGAAAGGGGAGAAACTCTGAGGCTTAAGGTAACCAACCTGGGTGTTCCCCACAACCTGCCCACCGCAGACCAGGGGGACCCAAAGCTCTACATAATAGTGAACGCAACCCTTCCCACAGGAGAGTCTGCAAGGGTGGTAAGAGTCCTTTCCTATCAGGCAAAAAACGCCCTTGTGTATGGTGTCCCCACCTACATTGACCTTCCATGGCAGGAGGTGGAGAGCCTGAGTGTCAGCGTGCAGAGGAAGCTGAGCTGGAAGGAAGAGAGGGAGAAGATAAAGGAGGTCAAAGTCAGGTAG
- a CDS encoding thioredoxin family protein, whose translation MKWELFRADCKLCDKMENMIRESFPLVNLEVHRASECIDGSCCKLAENYGIRCVPTLVINGKIVAEGIVDKNVIDELRRKYYKV comes from the coding sequence ATGAAATGGGAGCTTTTTAGGGCGGATTGCAAACTCTGCGACAAGATGGAAAACATGATAAGAGAGAGCTTCCCCTTGGTGAATTTAGAGGTTCATAGGGCAAGTGAATGTATAGATGGGAGTTGCTGTAAATTGGCTGAAAACTATGGAATTAGATGCGTGCCAACCCTTGTTATAAATGGAAAGATCGTAGCAGAAGGCATTGTTGATAAAAATGTAATAGATGAACTAAGAAGGAAATATTACAAGGTCTAA
- a CDS encoding TrkA family potassium uptake protein has translation MKKVFGVIGLGRFGFNVAKTLAEGGAEVIACDVDEEKVKAIAELVSQAFILDATNEKALKESGIANADVVIVSIGENIEASILVVVQLMELGVKEIIAKAVNPLHGRILERLGVSRVIHPERDMAIRLAHSLLMGGFIEEIPIAENYSIFEMKPPQRLHNRTLRELDLRRKYDVTVLAIKRGERFIVNPSAEEVILPDDILVVLGNRERIGVL, from the coding sequence ATGAAGAAGGTTTTTGGAGTTATTGGACTTGGAAGGTTCGGTTTTAACGTGGCAAAGACCTTGGCCGAAGGCGGTGCGGAGGTTATAGCCTGTGATGTGGATGAGGAGAAGGTAAAGGCCATAGCGGAGCTTGTATCTCAAGCCTTCATACTTGATGCCACCAATGAAAAGGCCCTAAAGGAGTCTGGCATAGCCAATGCGGATGTGGTGATAGTGAGCATAGGGGAAAACATTGAGGCAAGCATACTCGTGGTGGTTCAGCTCATGGAGCTTGGAGTGAAAGAGATAATAGCCAAGGCGGTCAACCCACTTCATGGAAGAATTCTTGAAAGGCTTGGGGTGAGCAGGGTAATACATCCTGAAAGGGATATGGCCATAAGGCTTGCCCATTCTCTTCTCATGGGTGGCTTTATAGAGGAGATACCCATAGCGGAAAACTACAGCATATTTGAAATGAAGCCACCGCAGAGACTTCACAACAGAACCCTCAGGGAGCTTGACCTCAGAAGAAAATACGATGTGACAGTGCTTGCCATAAAGAGGGGCGAAAGGTTCATAGTTAACCCATCAGCTGAGGAGGTAATACTTCCAGATGACATTCTGGTGGTATTAGGTAACAGGGAAAGGATAGGGGTTCTGTGA
- a CDS encoding TrkH family potassium uptake protein: MKNFEWTPHRILLTSYLVVILIGSVLIYLSTTRPISYLDALFTATSATTVTGLVVLDTEKDLNFFGKVVVLALIQIGGLGYMTLTTYFFISLRKRLGLRDRLMLAESFNYPGMHGLVRFIKRIIPIVFFIEFLGMLALFPPFLFKLRDPANAFFASLFHSVSAFNNAGFSTFSDNLMGFRGNVWVNLVISLLIILGGLGFYVIYELILYKRGEIRRISTHTKLVFLSSSFLILIGFIFLLFDLWRFKDMSLGEKVLASFFHSVSARTAGFNTIDIAKLSEASQFLIINLMFVGASPGGTGGGIKTITAVVVFLAVLSYIKGRQDVVVFGRRLIEVQVHRAMVILSLAFAYNTIVAMLLAEIENIKLLPALFETVSAFATVGLSLGNPKGLSLSADFSPLGKGLIILSMLIGRVGLLGFMLALVGKEKPTHVKLPEARLLI, encoded by the coding sequence ATGAAAAATTTTGAGTGGACGCCACATAGAATATTGCTGACTTCCTACTTAGTAGTAATACTCATAGGCTCCGTCCTTATATATCTTTCCACCACAAGACCTATAAGCTACTTGGACGCCCTTTTTACCGCCACCTCTGCCACAACGGTAACAGGCCTTGTGGTGCTTGACACGGAAAAAGACCTAAACTTCTTTGGAAAGGTTGTGGTATTGGCCCTTATTCAAATAGGTGGCCTTGGATATATGACCCTTACCACTTACTTTTTTATATCCCTTAGGAAGAGGCTAGGTTTGAGAGATAGGCTTATGCTGGCAGAGTCTTTTAACTATCCCGGTATGCATGGGCTTGTAAGGTTTATAAAAAGGATTATACCCATTGTTTTCTTTATTGAGTTCCTTGGCATGCTTGCCCTCTTTCCGCCTTTTCTGTTTAAACTAAGGGACCCAGCAAATGCCTTTTTTGCCAGCCTATTTCATTCTGTTTCCGCCTTCAACAACGCCGGCTTTTCCACCTTTTCTGATAACCTTATGGGTTTTAGGGGAAATGTATGGGTAAACTTGGTTATAAGCCTTTTGATAATCCTTGGTGGGTTGGGCTTTTATGTTATATACGAGCTAATACTCTACAAAAGGGGTGAGATAAGGAGGATTTCTACACATACAAAGCTTGTCTTTTTGTCTTCTTCCTTTCTTATTCTTATAGGCTTTATTTTCCTTCTTTTTGACCTGTGGCGCTTCAAAGATATGTCTTTGGGAGAAAAGGTGCTTGCAAGCTTCTTTCATAGCGTTTCTGCCAGAACGGCCGGCTTTAACACCATAGATATTGCAAAGCTTTCTGAGGCATCCCAGTTTTTGATAATAAACCTTATGTTTGTGGGAGCTTCTCCCGGTGGCACTGGTGGGGGCATAAAAACCATAACGGCTGTGGTGGTCTTTTTGGCTGTGCTTTCTTATATAAAGGGTAGGCAAGATGTGGTAGTCTTTGGAAGGAGGCTCATAGAAGTTCAAGTGCATAGGGCTATGGTTATACTTAGCTTGGCCTTTGCCTACAACACTATTGTGGCCATGCTTCTGGCAGAGATTGAAAACATAAAACTATTGCCCGCTCTCTTTGAGACGGTATCGGCCTTTGCTACTGTGGGGCTTTCTTTGGGCAATCCTAAGGGCCTTAGCCTCTCTGCAGACTTTTCTCCCTTGGGTAAAGGCCTTATAATTCTAAGCATGCTCATAGGAAGGGTGGGCCTGCTTGGCTTTATGCTTGCCCTTGTGGGTAAAGAAAAACCAACTCATGTAAAACTTCCTGAGGCGAGGCTTTTGATATGA